One segment of Odontesthes bonariensis isolate fOdoBon6 chromosome 1, fOdoBon6.hap1, whole genome shotgun sequence DNA contains the following:
- the LOC142378686 gene encoding XK-related protein 5-like: protein MRDYSATPSNGGACMPCCQVCVFAFTAFLIVAERTALIYCFVYYLWVGHNYCYAHLAGFTALLLLPGWGPQLLSYLWYLSDGRIRRKSLRWTHILHLGIFKRLWECMQLPDEDVYGEIMQQADASALRLFEALVVTLPQTLLQTYVLICTDIGLKSPASVCFVVCLLSLAWALVLYARACSLIRPGHLQMTPAAILCRLLWRVSMLGSRFAILMLFTRIFKQWVLGVIGVHWLGATFWMVSQQTDIIRSTSRWRLFNLVLGAIHIFLFLNVKYGQSRYRMAGFYLAMFLENAFLLLASSWLFTMVSWDTVGIPAAVFCSFLIGVIALVLYYRFLHPKSFEIFQSIRHRGMSGACMERGSTLSLEEKVSRSFHRHATLSGGGTLMELPIQWEGWKHHHWLLIRLALKTGDVSRIWSLYGEGGLAGLMGLSEEVHSPDLHHVPQLPPVQPRAPQISQPAPQPAPTAAPPLETQAPQVREVVQPPKPAQTSVVARPVRKAPPTTIQDMRRFPEIIPVQEVILEETAEEESSAQPSDEKGDEEFQSAVYGSPSLSSPQQVGSLRHIDSNPASLTEASSSVASLDIKTPGWSPERRSPLLISSPDRKSAIPGESSTTLYFSADAHSPSSGSYLGWGSELSPISVYRSPYRIREARFVTSTPRLEPRSGAESPGPSPVVVIPATPGTTPGTTPGGTPGASTPAASTGASTPVASTPAASSPAASSPAASSPAASTPGATTPGTQIIPLTPVISHARKQMVQFVDSRERAV from the exons ATGAGAGATTACTCGGCTACCCCGAGCAATGGAGGCGCCTGCATGCCGTGTTGCCAAGTTTGCGTGTTCGCCTTTACCGCATTTCTCATCGTTGCAGAGAGGACGGCGC TGATCTACTGCTTTGTGTACTATCTATGGGTGGGGCACAACTACTGCTATGCCCATCTGGCTGGCTTCACTGCCCTGCTCCTGCTGCCAG GTTGGGGTCCTCAGTTGCTCAGTTATCTGTGGTACCTGTCCGATGGACGAATCCGCAGGAAGTCTCTCCGGTGGACACACATACTGCACCTGGGCATCTTCAAAAG GCTATGGGAGTGTATGCAGCTGCCAGATGAGGATGTGTATGGTGAGATCATGCAGCAGGCTGATGCCTCTGCATTACGGCTGTTTGAGGCCTTGGTTGTCACCCTCCCTCAGACGCTGCTTCAGACCTACGTGCTCATCTGTACTGATATAGGACTCAAATCTCCTG cctctgtgtgttttgtggTGTGCTTGTTATCTCTGGCCTGGGCCTTGGTCCTCTATGCCAGAGCCTGTTCACTCATCAGACCAGGACACTTACAAATGACCCCGGCTGCCATTCTCTGCCGACTGCTGTGGAGG GTCAGTATGTTGGGATCTAGGTTTGCCATTCTCATGCTCTTCACACGTATTTTCAAACAGTGGGTCCTCGGAGTCATAG gtgtgCACTGGTTAGGTGCAACTTTCTGGATGGTGTCTCAGCAGACTGACATCATACGTTCAACTAGTCGATGGAGACTCTTCAACCTCGTTCTGGGAGCCAttcacatctttctcttccTCAATGTGAAGTACGGTCAATCCAGATACCGAATGGCCGGGTTCTACCTG GCCATGTTTTTAGAAAACGCATTTCTTCTTCTGGCCTCCTCCTGGTTGTTTACTATGGTGTCCTGGGACACTGTGGGCATCCCAGCTGCAGTGTTTTGCAGCTTTCTCATTG GAGTGATAGCATTGGTGCTGTACTATCGTTTCCTCCATCCTAAGTCTTTTGAGATCTTCCAGAGTATACGTCACAGGGGGATGAGTGGAGCCTGTATGGAGCGTGGATCAACACTCTCACTGGAGGAGAAAGTCTCACGCTCTTTCCATCGCCATGCAACATTGTCTG GAGGTGGGACCCTCATGGAACTTCCTATCCAATGGGAAGGCTGGAAACATCACCACTGGTTGCTGATTCGCTTAGCTCTTAAAACAGGGGATGTTTCTAGGATCTGGTCCTTGTATGGTGAGGGGGGACTGGCCGGACTGATGGGTCTGTCTGAAGAGGTTCACTCCCCTGATCTACATCATGTCCCTCAG CTCCCCCCTGTTCAGCCAAGGGCTCCTCAAATCTCACAACCAGCTCCACAACCTGCTCCTACTGCAGCTCCACCACTGGAGACCCAGGCACCACAG GTGAGGGAGGTGGTTCAGCCACCAAAGCCAGCTCAAACCAGCGTCGTGGCCCGACCGGTGAGAAAGGCTCCTCCCACGACCATCCAGGATATGAGAAGGTTTCCAGAAATCATCCCAGTTCAGGAAGTCATCCTAGAAGAGACGGCGGAGGAAGAATCCAGTGCACAGCCATCAGATGAAAAAG GTGATGAGGAGTTTCAGAGTGCAGTTTATGGTTCACCATCTCTTTCATCTCCTCAACAAGTTGGAAGTCTCCGTCACATTGACAGCAATCCTGCATCTCTGACAGAGGCCTCGTCCTCTGTGGCTTCTCTGGATATCAAAACCCCTGGCTGGTCACCTGAGCGACGCTCCCCTCTCCTGATTAGCTCCCCAGACAGAAAATCAGCGATCCCCGGAGAATCCAGCACTACTCTGTATTTTAGTGCAGATGCTCATTCACCCTCCAGTGGGAGCTATCTTGGATGGGGCTCAGAGTTGTCGCCCATCTCCGTCTATCGAAGTCCCTACCGCATCAGAGAGGCCCGTTTTGTCACATCAACCCCACGACTGGAACCTCGAAGTGGTGCTGAAAGTCCTGGCCCATCCCCTGTTGTTGTCATCCCTGCCACTCCTGGCACGACACCGGGCACGACTCCAGGTGGGACACCTGGGGCCTCCACTCCTGCTGCTTCAACTGGAGCTTCGACTCCTGTAGCATCGACGCCTGCAGCCTCATCTCCTGCAGCCTCATCTCCTGCAGCCTCATCTCCTGCAGCCTCAACTCCTGGTGCTACTACACCTGGTACTCAAATCATTCCGCTCACTCCAGTCATCTCCCATGCTCGCAAACAGATGGTTCAGTTTGTGGACAGTAGAGAGAGGGCGGTGTAA